A genomic window from Salvia miltiorrhiza cultivar Shanhuang (shh) chromosome 5, IMPLAD_Smil_shh, whole genome shotgun sequence includes:
- the LOC130986336 gene encoding protein NRT1/ PTR FAMILY 3.1-like, whose product MATMKKKDLNVERKQGGLITMPFIFGNEVGEKLAVVGFSTNMISYLTGQLHLPMTKAANTLTNFGGTGALTPLLGAFISDAFAGRFWTITIASVLLQLGMISLTISAILPSLRPPACKGGAACKEADSGQLAFLYVSLLLSALGSGGYRPCIVSFGADQFDENDPRQKVTTWKFFNWYYFCMGASILVANTVIVYIQDNAGWGWGLAVPTFAMFVSIVAFVFGYPLYRKLDPAGSPFTRLVQVSAAAYRKRKLGRVSDPSKLYENEILDAAISVGGKLVHTDSIKFLDKAAVVTEDDDPKAPNPWRLSSVHRVEELKSVIRMGPIWAAGIITITAAAQQNTFSLQQARSMDRHLGPKFQIPPASMSVFTQTSMLATIVFYDRVFVPASRKLTGLDRGVTFLARIGIGFGISLLATLAAGFVEIRRKEAAAAHGLTDHGAAAIPISVFWLAPQYCLHGVAEAFTSIGHLEFFYDQAPESMRSTAPALFWLSISAGSYTSTLLITVVHKYSAGPDGSNWLPDDNLNRGKLEYLYWLITLLQFFNLIYYIICAKMYTYKPLELRKEKDTQDGVELVGNANA is encoded by the exons ATGGCCACGATGAAGAAGAAAGACTTAAACGTGGAAAGGAAACAAGGCGGCTTGATCACAATGCCCTTCATCTTCG GTAATGAAGTCGGTGAGAAATTGGCCGTGGTAGGGTTTAGCACAAACATGATCAGCTACTTAACCGGGCAGCTCCACCTGCCCATGACTAAGGCCGCCAACACTCTCACAAACTTCGGCGGCACCGGAGCCCTCACACCGCTGCTCGGCGCCTTCATTTCCGACGCCTTCGCCGGGAGGTTTTGGACCATTACAATCGCCTCAGTTTTACTACAATTA GGAATGATAAGTTTGACAATATCAGCAATTTTGCCTAGTTTAAGGCCGCCAGCGTGCAAAGGCGGCGCAGCATGCAAAGAGGCGGATTCCGGGCAGCTGGCCTTCCTCTACGTGTCCCTCCTGCTGTCGGCGCTTGGGTCCGGCGGGTACCGGCCGTGCATCGTGTCGTTCGGGGCGGACCAGTTCGACGAGAACGATCCGAGGCAGAAGGTGACGACGTGGAAGTTCTTCAACTGGTACTACTTCTGCATGGGGGCTTCCATCTTGGTCGCCAACACCGTCATCGTCTACATTCAAGACAACGCCGGTTGGGGCTGGGGCCTCGCCGTCCCCACTTTTGCTATGTTTGTGTCCATCGTCGCCTTCGTCTTCGGCTACCCCTTGTACCGGAAGCTCGACCCTGCCGGCAGCCCCTTTACGCGGCTGGTGCAggtctccgccgccgcctataGGAAGAGGAAGCTGGGGAGGGTTTCCGATCCGAGCAAGCTGTATGAGAATGAGATTCTTGATGCTGCCATTTCTGTTGGGGGCAAACTCGTCCACACTGATAGTATCAA GTTTTTGGACAAGGCCGCCGTGGTGACGGAAGACGACGATCCCAAGGCTCCGAATCCGTGGAGGCTGAGCAGCGTGCATCGCGTGGAGGAACTGAAATCCGTAATTCGAATGGGGCCAATATGGGCGGCGGGAATCATCACCATCACCGCGGCCGCCCAGCAGAACACCTTCTCCCTCCAGCAAGCCCGATCCATGGACCGACACCTGGGCCCCAAATTCCAAATCCCACCGGCTTCCATGTCCGTCTTCACACAGACATCAATGCTGGCCACCATTGTCTTCTACGACCGCGTCTTCGTCCCCGCCTCGCGCAAGCTCACCGGCCTCGACCGCGGCGTCACCTTCCTCGCCCGAATCGGGATCGGATTCGGCATCTCCCTCCTCGCCACGCTGGCCGCCGGCTTCGTCGAGATCAGGCGCAAGGAAGCCGCCGCGGCGCACGGCCTCACCGACCACGGGGCGGCGGCCATCCCCATCTCGGTGTTCTGGCTGGCGCCGCAGTACTGCCTCCACGGCGTGGCGGAGGCGTTCACGTCGATCGGCCACCTGGAGTTCTTCTACGACCAGGCGCCGGAGAGCATGAGGAGCACGGCGCCGGCGCTGTTCTGGCTGTCCATATCGGCGGGGAGCTATACGAGCACGCTGCTGATCACGGTGGTGCACAAGTACAGCGCGGGGCCTGATGGATCCAACTGGCTTCCCGATGATAATTTGAACAGAGGGAAACTGGAGTATCTGTATTGGCTCATCACACTGCTGCAGTTCTTCAACTTGATTTATTACATCATCTGCGCTAAGATGTATACCTACAAGCCGTTGGAGCTTAGGAAGGAGAAGGACACACAAGATGGAGTTGAGCTCGTAGGGAATGCTAATGCTTAG
- the LOC130986344 gene encoding dihydrolipoyllysine-residue acetyltransferase component 4 of pyruvate dehydrogenase complex, chloroplastic, which produces MASLSFSSAVSSSTPFLRPSAFLLRPRSTRLPLVRAKIREIFMPALSSTMTEGKIVSWVKSEGDVLSKGEAVVVVESDKADMDVETFYDGILAAIVVNEGETAPVGAAIGILAETEGEIAEAKAKAAAQSSSAPAAPPPEVEKPAPVAPKAEAPAPVAAASPATPGKVVATPFAKKLAKQHKVDISELVGTGPFGRVTPEDVEKAAGITPAPKANVVVAAAPAALAASPPKAPASYPDIPGSKIVPFTTMQAAVSRNMLESLAVPTFRVGYPIATDALDALYKKVKSKGVTMTALLAKAAAMALVQHPVVNATCKDGKSFTYNSNVNIAVAVAMDDGLITPVLQDADKLDLYLLSKKWKELVEKARAKQLQPQEYNSGTFTLSNLGMFGVDRFDAILPPGQGAIMAVGASKPTVVADKEGFFTVKNQMLVNVTADHRIIYGADLAAFLQTFTKIVQNPESLTM; this is translated from the exons ATGGCTTCCCTCTCTTTCTCCTCCGCCGTATCCTCCTCCACTCCCTTCCTCCGCCCTTCCGCGTTCCTCCTCAGACCCCGCTCCACCCGCCTCCCCCTCGTCCGTGCCAAGATCCGCGAGATCTTCATGCCCGCCCTCAGCTCCACAATGACCGAGGGGAAAATCGTCAGCTGGGTCAAATCCGAAGGCGATGTCCTCTCCAAGGGGGAAGCCGTCGTCGTCGTCGAATCCGACAAGGCCGACATGGATGTCGAGACCTTCTACGATGGAATTCTGGCCGCAATCGTCGTCAACGAAGGTGAGACGGCTCCCGTCGGCGCCGCGATTGGGATTCTAGCAGAGACTGAGGGCGAAATCGCCGAAGCCAAGGCTAAAGCCGCCGCCCAATCGTCGTCGGCGCCCGCTGCGCCGCCGCCTGAGGTCGAGAAGCCGGCTCCTGTTGCTCCGAAAGCTGAAGCTCCAGCTCCGGTGGCCGCCGCCTCTCCTGCGACGCCCGGGAAGGTAGTGGCGACGCCGTTTGCGAAGAAATTGGCGAAGCAGCATAAGGTGGATATCAGTGAATTGGTTGGGACAGGGCCGTTCGGTAGGGTTACGCCGGAGGATGTGGAGAAAGCGGCTGGAATCACGCCTGCTCCAAAGGCCAATGTGGTAGTGGCTGCGGCGCCTGCAGCTCTGGCGGCATCTCCGCCTAAGGCTCCAGCAAGTTATCCTGATATCCCAGGGTCGAAAATAGTGCCGTTTACCACAATGCAGGCTGCAGTATCGAGGAATATGCTCGAGAGTCTTGCCGTGCCGACTTTTAGAGTTGGTTATCCGATTGCAACGGACGCGCTCGATGCTCTGTATAAGAAG GTGAAGTCGAAGGGTGTTACCATGACTGCCTTGTTAGCAAAAGCTGCAGCAATGGCATTGGTTCAACATCCGGTGGTTAATGCTACATGTAAAGATGGGAAAAGTTTTACTTACAACAGCAATGTAAATATCGCTGTGGCTGTGGCAATGGATGATGGACTGATCACACCCGTGCTTCAAGATGCTGATAAG TTGGATCTATATCTGTTGTCCAAGAAGTGGAAGGAGCTTGTCGAAAAGGCACGAGCGAAGCAACTACAGCCCCAAGAATACAATTCAG GAACTTTCACATTGTCTAATCTGGGCATGTTTGGAGTGGATAGATTCGATGCTATACTTCCTCCTGGACAG GGAGCTATAATGGCCGTGGGAGCATCAAAGCCTACTGTCGTAGCTGACAAAGAAGGATTCTTCACCGTTAAAAACCAGATGCTG GTGAATGTTACAGCTGACCACAGAATCATCTACGGTGCCGACTTGGCTGCATTCCTCCAAACATTCACGAAAATCGTCCAGAACCCAGAGAGCTTGACAATGTAG
- the LOC130986363 gene encoding ACD11 homolog protein-like: MISSQTILYYIYNIFSLFHINHLSLPQTIFVFYIKNLFAFLGMALKLRSLFSRSEGSFKEKSENLVKSSRMSVREEDGIDNIGSKFTPLSAVADAFDELCARVNDDSFDGDLDLKSFCDACSLVSVLFGCLGTAFKFAELEYCSKVGGLKGAVKTHLTLNRIIDYDIKQETVRTAGSLSRQLRRVRQGIDLIATLFQNFLSSDDPSLKEAASSAYAKTCAPYHTWAVRTAVSAGMYALPTREQLLLKLNETHESAEREMKRFIKASTPIIEYIDKLYTVRNISLDW, from the exons ATGATTTCCTCTCAAACCATtctttactatatatataatattttctcactTTTTCACATTAACCATCTTTCTCTTCCACAAACGATTTTCGTTTTCTATATCAAAAATCTCTTCGCTTTTCTTGGAATGGCCCTCAAATTACGTTCCCTTTTTTCAAGATCAGAAGGATCATTCAAAGAAAA GAGCGAAAATTTGGTTAAGAGCTCAAGAATGTCAGTGCGAGAGGAGGATGGTATTGATAATATAGGGTCTAAGTTTACGCCACTGTCTGCGGTGGCAGACGCGTTCGACGAGCTCTGTGCGAGGGTGAACGACGATAGCTTTGATGGTGATCTCGATTTAAAGAGCTTCTGCGATGCATGCTCTCTCGTCTCGGTTCTCTTTGGCTGTCTTGGCACTGCCTTCAAATTTGCTGAGTTAGAGTATTGTTctaag GTGGGTGGACTTAAAGGAGCAGTAAAAACCCATTTAACATTAAACAGAATAATAGATTATGATATAAAACAGGAGACGGTTAGGACAGCAGGAAGTCTTTCTCGTCAGCTCCGAAGAGTGAGGCAGGGCATTGATCTCATCGCAACTCTGTTCCAGAATTTCCTCTCTTCAGA TGATCCGAGTTTGAAAGAAGCTGCATCATCGGCTTATGCAAAAACGTGCGCCCCCTACCACACGTGGGCTGTGAGAACCGCTGTTTCAGCTGGGATGTATGCTCTTCCTACAAGAGAACAGCTGCTCCTCAAACTCAACGAAACTC ACGAATCAGCGGAGAGGGAAATGAAAAGATTCATCAAAGCCTCAACTCCGATCATAGAATACATTGACAAGCTCTACACCGTAAGAAATATCAGCTTGGATTGGTGA